A single genomic interval of Alteromonas sp. CI.11.F.A3 harbors:
- a CDS encoding ATP-binding protein, which produces MTIKDIEINRDLKKTQSLINLFYHPVLVVNNDLDILASNNKLNESEALSSNLPIIIDAIVPLLNGEQELAFCVIEGEEKLCTAMPMEHGRTLVKVARSKPSALAKRYYNLVTAIDKIPDAAIICSDGKIDLVNEQFQNIFPFCGNKSLNGVPLDSILNDFSDYFAQGDSHLQAVTYRFLRRKFNSKQEMSLSFTAPDGQFYEYRDNLTFTGGRVGLIINESQIKGLNEQLESSFNEATALSNAKSNFMAAMSHEVRTPLNGIIGLLDLCEHQDELKGNELLRRVSKSSKSLLSLINDVLDFTKFDANMVQLSPSDVNLRVLCEELINTFYGQAKQQNVELTLFVDPVISRIVSVDELRLTQVLTNLISNGLKFNQKLNATLRLEVLQDDLTNYIHFNVIDNGIGIESTKVHTIFDRFTQANDDIHKTFGGTGLGLSICQKIVQLMGGGIYVDSELGKGSTFVVQLPLEACSASEIELAPANLGSFTFETNSAVFFNDLKRYAERFHFSARFIDSLPGNALPNHFYLLDASSSSEAGLIKTEQALQDSRSTMLTSQTALLVDNVNMHAHTHSTVKQIHLVPLKLAELFNLAAPQSAASSTTSANTSPKNISDRLRILVVEDNPDNIYVLKKQFGALNIKASFAMSAEEAIIFFEQQPFNVVISDYQMPVITGGELIGILRGLEESEQRPKATMLILTADNSKQCQAHCNEVGVDRILMKPLTLQTLAELISRLNNEQPTPSSSIETTPVEPEPEAHFFEDDFFDDSSEVNSKIDPTRVFDISALTEIVGDISPQEEYDYLCGFEKNLHKDFPHMCDLVDVEDWQALSKLAHKLKSSARIVGAYHLSQKCEAVELAGRQDPVDQLILLDWEEMKLAIEALIAHLRKYLEHHDSIK; this is translated from the coding sequence ATGACTATAAAAGATATTGAAATTAATAGAGACCTGAAAAAAACTCAAAGTCTCATCAATTTGTTTTATCACCCCGTGCTTGTGGTCAATAACGACTTGGACATTCTGGCTTCAAATAATAAATTGAATGAGAGTGAGGCGCTGTCTTCCAATTTGCCAATTATTATAGATGCCATAGTACCTTTGCTAAACGGCGAGCAAGAACTGGCTTTTTGCGTGATAGAAGGCGAAGAAAAACTGTGCACGGCCATGCCTATGGAACATGGGAGGACGCTAGTTAAAGTTGCTCGCTCTAAGCCATCTGCGCTGGCAAAACGATACTATAACTTAGTTACCGCCATCGATAAGATACCCGATGCAGCAATAATTTGTAGCGACGGAAAAATTGACTTGGTTAATGAGCAATTTCAAAACATATTCCCTTTTTGCGGGAATAAAAGTTTAAACGGTGTGCCGTTAGATTCCATTCTTAACGATTTTAGTGACTATTTCGCACAAGGGGATAGCCATCTACAGGCTGTTACCTATCGTTTTTTACGACGGAAATTTAATAGTAAACAAGAGATGTCTTTGTCGTTCACCGCCCCCGATGGACAATTCTATGAGTATCGCGACAATCTCACTTTCACAGGGGGGCGTGTCGGCCTTATTATCAATGAATCGCAAATTAAAGGGCTAAACGAGCAACTTGAAAGTTCTTTCAATGAGGCAACCGCCCTTAGTAATGCAAAAAGCAACTTTATGGCAGCAATGAGTCATGAGGTACGCACCCCATTGAACGGCATTATTGGACTACTCGATTTATGTGAACATCAAGACGAACTGAAAGGGAATGAGCTGTTAAGAAGAGTGTCTAAAAGTTCTAAGTCGTTGTTAAGCCTCATCAATGATGTTTTAGATTTCACTAAGTTTGATGCCAATATGGTTCAGCTCTCACCGTCAGACGTTAATTTGAGAGTACTTTGTGAAGAACTAATTAACACCTTCTATGGACAAGCAAAGCAACAAAATGTGGAGCTTACATTGTTTGTCGACCCCGTCATATCTCGAATTGTTAGTGTAGATGAACTACGCCTCACCCAAGTACTCACAAACCTTATTAGCAATGGTCTGAAGTTTAATCAAAAGCTAAACGCAACACTTCGCCTTGAGGTATTGCAAGATGATTTAACCAACTACATTCACTTCAACGTTATTGATAATGGGATTGGTATAGAGAGTACTAAAGTACATACGATTTTTGATCGCTTCACCCAAGCTAATGATGATATTCACAAAACGTTTGGTGGCACCGGGCTTGGTTTAAGCATCTGTCAAAAGATAGTACAGTTGATGGGTGGAGGTATCTATGTAGACAGTGAGCTAGGCAAAGGCTCTACCTTTGTGGTGCAACTACCACTAGAAGCTTGTTCTGCATCGGAGATTGAGTTAGCCCCAGCCAATTTAGGCAGTTTTACTTTTGAGACTAACAGCGCAGTCTTTTTTAACGATTTGAAGCGTTACGCTGAGCGGTTCCATTTTAGCGCCCGCTTCATAGATTCGTTGCCGGGCAATGCATTACCAAACCATTTCTATTTATTAGATGCATCTAGTAGCAGTGAAGCTGGACTGATTAAAACTGAACAGGCATTGCAGGATAGCAGGTCTACTATGCTAACAAGCCAAACCGCGTTGCTTGTAGATAACGTTAATATGCATGCCCACACTCACTCAACGGTTAAGCAGATTCATCTCGTTCCGCTTAAGTTAGCCGAATTATTCAACTTAGCAGCACCACAATCCGCTGCTTCGTCGACAACCTCTGCCAACACGTCGCCTAAAAATATTTCTGACCGATTACGTATATTAGTAGTAGAAGACAACCCAGATAATATTTACGTGCTCAAAAAACAATTTGGTGCACTGAACATTAAAGCAAGCTTTGCCATGTCTGCTGAAGAAGCCATTATTTTCTTTGAACAACAGCCATTCAATGTGGTGATTAGCGATTACCAAATGCCCGTCATTACTGGCGGAGAACTGATAGGTATTTTGCGAGGTTTAGAAGAAAGTGAACAGCGACCTAAGGCCACCATGCTAATCCTAACCGCAGATAACTCTAAGCAGTGCCAAGCACACTGTAACGAAGTGGGTGTCGACCGAATTTTAATGAAGCCGCTAACCTTGCAAACCTTAGCAGAACTAATTAGCCGTCTTAATAACGAGCAGCCCACTCCGAGTTCCTCTATAGAAACAACACCAGTTGAACCTGAACCGGAAGCTCACTTCTTTGAAGACGACTTTTTTGATGACAGTAGCGAGGTAAATAGTAAGATTGATCCCACCCGTGTTTTTGATATTTCAGCATTAACCGAAATCGTTGGCGATATTAGCCCGCAAGAGGAATACGACTATCTATGCGGATTTGAAAAGAACCTGCACAAAGATTTCCCTCACATGTGTGACTTGGTCGATGTCGAAGACTGGCAAGCCCTCTCGAAGCTTGCTCACAAATTGAAAAGTAGCGCCAGAATTGTTGGCGCGTATCATCTAAGTCAAAAATGCGAAGCCGTGGAGCTCGCAGGAAGACAAGATCCAGTAGACCAACTAATTTTGTTGGATTGGGAAGAAATGAAACTCGCTATCGAAGCGCTCATAGCTCATTTAAGAAAGTATTTGGAACATCATGACTCAATCAAGTGA
- a CDS encoding acetylhydrolase, with amino-acid sequence MKTLSLLCTAALLAATPAYSAQTLYQDYPSDITPELSEKGAYQVGVKTLTVNYPKPVVTLQGQVVDRALKLEVWYPTTDSGASTTYENQTRSGNEFSIQADAIRDASVAKTQDSYPIVVLSHGYTGYRTIMYYLGEHLASHGYIVAGIDHTDSTNEDVDFANAPYAGFPSTLLNRSRDQVLTLQAVSEHALFSGVADTKNAGLIGYSMGGFGAVNTVGGCYEFGAEATASFTGVTDPEIISALQNALNTCAGGNADAKSVDTRWKAAMALAPWGGQHKVFSEDALSNIKVPMLYVAGDHDDISGYQGIQWLFENTGNENSKLLTYKNARHNIAPHPAPKEAFGNEFDIGHYLEPAWRSETMNDINEHFALAMMECHVKGKTDFCAYLNVEGDSGQVAVDGKVPEVWKGFDNRYALGLKMDDKP; translated from the coding sequence ATGAAAACGTTATCCCTGTTATGTACCGCAGCATTATTAGCAGCCACACCGGCATATTCAGCGCAGACGCTTTATCAAGACTATCCTAGTGATATTACGCCCGAGCTAAGTGAAAAAGGCGCCTACCAAGTGGGTGTTAAAACCTTAACCGTTAACTATCCTAAGCCGGTAGTTACCTTACAAGGGCAGGTTGTTGACCGTGCGTTGAAACTGGAAGTTTGGTATCCCACCACTGATAGCGGCGCGTCAACAACGTATGAAAACCAAACCCGCAGTGGTAACGAATTTAGCATTCAAGCTGATGCTATTCGCGATGCCAGTGTGGCAAAAACGCAAGACAGTTACCCTATCGTTGTGTTATCACACGGCTATACGGGTTATCGCACAATAATGTACTACCTTGGTGAGCACCTAGCGTCTCATGGTTATATTGTGGCAGGGATAGACCATACTGACTCTACAAACGAAGATGTAGATTTCGCTAATGCCCCTTATGCTGGTTTCCCTAGTACTTTATTAAATCGCTCACGAGATCAAGTGTTAACACTTCAAGCGGTGAGTGAGCATGCGCTGTTTAGCGGTGTTGCCGATACAAAAAACGCTGGGCTTATTGGCTATTCCATGGGTGGTTTTGGTGCGGTGAATACCGTTGGCGGATGTTATGAATTTGGCGCTGAAGCTACCGCTAGCTTTACTGGCGTAACCGATCCGGAAATTATCAGTGCGTTACAAAATGCACTTAACACCTGTGCTGGTGGCAACGCCGACGCTAAAAGCGTAGATACACGCTGGAAAGCGGCTATGGCTTTAGCGCCGTGGGGCGGTCAACACAAAGTGTTTTCAGAAGATGCACTCAGTAATATTAAAGTTCCAATGCTATACGTAGCCGGCGATCATGATGATATATCTGGTTACCAAGGTATACAGTGGTTATTTGAAAATACGGGTAACGAAAACAGTAAACTGCTTACGTACAAAAATGCCAGACACAATATTGCTCCCCATCCAGCCCCTAAAGAGGCATTTGGCAACGAGTTCGATATTGGCCATTACTTAGAGCCAGCATGGCGTTCAGAAACCATGAATGACATTAACGAACACTTTGCATTGGCTATGATGGAATGCCATGTGAAAGGAAAAACTGATTTTTGTGCTTATTTAAATGTTGAAGGCGATAGTGGACAAGTTGCTGTAGACGGCAAAGTGCCAGAAGTTTGGAAAGGCTTCGACAATCGCTATGCGTTAGGCTTAAAAATGGATGATAAACCTTAG
- a CDS encoding dihydrodipicolinate synthase family protein, which translates to MFTGLCAFPLTPFHHEKIDFHAFEKLISNLKQANVESICAMGSTGLYPYLSRDELVKVTTTSVEIAGDTPVMVGIGSLRTYDVLKNAEAAQQAGANALLLAPVSYHPLHEAEVFALYEKVTAEISVPLCIYENPGVTQFSFSDELYRQVTQLPNVGAIKIPGMPFADTDGNGNEAGKTRLSSLRNIVPEHVAIGVSGDKFGALGMQAGCDLWLSVLGGLFPNTVKALIALSQSTSPQAAIVESESLAPLWDLFARNKGGMRVIATAAAILGYTEANCLPHPLQPLQGEDKQKLEALLTQLSLD; encoded by the coding sequence ATGTTCACCGGATTGTGTGCTTTTCCTCTAACGCCATTTCACCATGAAAAAATTGATTTTCACGCTTTTGAAAAGTTAATTAGTAACCTGAAACAGGCAAATGTCGAGTCGATTTGTGCAATGGGGTCGACAGGTTTATACCCCTATTTATCGAGAGATGAGCTCGTTAAGGTAACAACAACGTCAGTAGAAATAGCTGGCGACACGCCGGTAATGGTAGGCATTGGCTCACTGCGTACCTATGATGTATTGAAAAACGCAGAAGCGGCGCAACAAGCCGGTGCGAATGCGCTACTGTTAGCGCCGGTTTCCTATCACCCGCTACACGAAGCAGAAGTATTTGCCCTGTACGAGAAGGTGACCGCTGAAATCTCAGTCCCCTTATGTATTTATGAAAACCCTGGAGTGACCCAGTTTAGTTTCAGCGACGAGCTATATCGCCAAGTTACCCAACTTCCCAACGTTGGCGCGATTAAAATTCCAGGGATGCCTTTTGCTGATACTGATGGTAATGGAAATGAGGCAGGGAAAACACGACTTTCAAGCCTGCGAAATATAGTGCCAGAGCATGTCGCCATTGGGGTAAGTGGTGATAAATTTGGTGCATTGGGAATGCAGGCAGGATGTGATTTATGGTTGTCTGTGCTAGGAGGGTTATTCCCCAATACGGTGAAAGCTCTGATTGCGTTGAGTCAATCAACATCGCCGCAAGCAGCGATAGTAGAATCTGAAAGCTTGGCCCCACTATGGGATTTATTCGCCCGTAATAAAGGTGGTATGCGTGTAATAGCCACCGCGGCGGCAATACTGGGTTACACAGAAGCAAACTGTTTACCACATCCGTTACAGCCCCTTCAGGGCGAAGATAAACAGAAACTCGAAGCGTTGTTAACGCAATTATCATTGGATTAA
- a CDS encoding EAL and HDOD domain-containing protein — MVKDVLTARQLVFNENHEIYACEFLCLDEGAEDASSSVNVCPSKKFMTTKRLASVCESITESERHLDVPIFINVDQTFLSETDDIYAVKPNIILEILASVEPTESNLKRIQQLRRKGFDFALSEYALDPSKASFFKYLKVIKVDVLNVTQSQLSKSLPILKKSKCLILAEKVESQTVYENCKALGFDLFQGDFLENPTINGGKEISEKQNSSLQLVSEFSKNDIEVDKVAEIISLDPVLTTKILLLINCPLYQLVRDVNSVREAVVILGLDVVKQWAIVMSLMSVSTSPTELFRCLLTRAKTLELIALSRQHEDGTLHPLECFLVGLLSGVDAIFKVNMETLIGSLKLEAHLKQALLTHDNALGALLTNVMGIERFDSQTFERLSNQEICLYGRCQQDGALWADTVMKNL; from the coding sequence ATGGTGAAGGATGTGTTAACTGCAAGGCAGCTTGTATTTAACGAAAATCACGAAATCTATGCTTGTGAGTTCTTATGCTTAGATGAAGGGGCGGAAGATGCCTCCTCAAGCGTAAATGTGTGCCCATCAAAAAAGTTTATGACCACAAAGCGATTAGCCAGTGTTTGTGAAAGCATTACTGAAAGTGAACGGCATTTAGATGTACCTATTTTTATCAACGTCGATCAAACGTTTTTGAGTGAAACTGACGATATTTATGCGGTAAAACCAAACATCATTTTGGAGATATTGGCTTCGGTAGAGCCTACGGAATCAAATCTGAAACGTATTCAGCAATTGCGACGCAAAGGCTTTGATTTTGCGCTAAGCGAATATGCATTAGACCCATCTAAAGCTTCTTTTTTTAAATACCTCAAAGTAATAAAAGTTGATGTGCTTAACGTGACCCAGTCTCAACTTAGTAAAAGCCTACCAATTTTAAAGAAGTCGAAGTGCTTAATACTGGCAGAAAAAGTAGAAAGCCAGACGGTATACGAAAATTGTAAAGCGCTAGGGTTTGACCTATTTCAAGGCGACTTCCTTGAAAACCCCACCATTAATGGTGGTAAAGAAATAAGCGAAAAACAAAACAGTAGTCTGCAGCTAGTGTCTGAATTCAGTAAAAACGACATAGAGGTTGATAAGGTCGCAGAAATCATTTCATTAGATCCTGTGCTGACCACTAAAATTTTGCTCTTAATTAACTGCCCGCTTTATCAACTGGTTCGAGATGTAAACAGTGTACGGGAAGCCGTTGTTATCTTAGGGCTAGATGTTGTTAAGCAGTGGGCAATTGTTATGTCGCTAATGTCTGTTTCAACAAGCCCAACCGAATTATTCCGCTGCTTATTAACACGGGCAAAAACCCTTGAACTGATTGCTTTAAGTCGTCAACATGAGGACGGTACACTTCATCCGCTAGAATGCTTTCTAGTGGGGTTGTTATCTGGTGTAGATGCCATTTTTAAAGTGAACATGGAGACATTAATCGGCAGTTTGAAGCTAGAAGCCCATTTAAAACAAGCGTTACTGACACATGACAATGCGCTGGGAGCCTTGCTTACCAACGTTATGGGCATAGAGCGATTTGATAGCCAAACCTTCGAGCGCTTATCTAACCAAGAAATTTGCCTTTATGGCCGTTGCCAACAAGATGGCGCGTTATGGGCAGATACCGTAATGAAGAATCTATGA
- a CDS encoding alpha-galactosidase, translated as MSSLSAFARLSNEKTTLIFDCQGRMPTLIYYGQQLNNATTQEMLALLNTRQEAKCAPVIEPPISLVPTHGEGVTGSPGLEISGDADQWSAGFTLSDIQQTDTSVTFTAVDTDRKMQLVTEVVLDAETTVATFTSSIENQGESTLQLNYLNAASLALPTTMSKIKSFEGRWSNEFQTADHDLFFGSYVRENRRGKTSHDTFPGLIAFANGTGELVGECFGFHLGASANHKFRAEMMADGRSYVQFGELLFPGEVTLKSGESYTSPVLYAGFGDAGFSSLSQQFHNFIRSNVLTHSADITSANNKPRPVHYNTWEGIYFDHDEATLKALADKVAPLGIERFVLDDGWFKGRRNDKAGLGDWTVDEAIYPEGLDGLIDHVTDKGMEFGIWFEPEMVNPDSDLYRAHPEWALHTKNNPHVPFRNQYVLDLTNPEVVEYLYKVITDVLSTYPKISYIKWDMNRDVNHPGNLQGKPAMHGQMAALYTLIDRVKAAHPGIEIESCCSGGGRVDLGILSHTDRFWTSDSNDALDRLYIQRGFSYFFPSEVMGAHVGPRDCHITGRNLPIEIRSAVSMFGHMGIEMDPRELTEHEQETLKSAISLYKKYRHITHGGDLFRMDDDGLNVKFGYVSKDKAEGIFAYNSVKETGRTMPSRFYFAGLDADKSYTLERVWPGTLKEYSPSILQQTDGQVFSGEALMKYGMQMPVLFPQTALIYTVKAV; from the coding sequence ATGTCGTCATTATCGGCCTTCGCTCGCTTATCCAATGAAAAAACGACTTTAATTTTTGACTGCCAAGGGCGCATGCCTACTTTGATTTACTATGGCCAGCAGTTGAACAATGCAACGACGCAAGAGATGCTTGCGCTGCTTAACACCCGCCAAGAAGCCAAATGTGCGCCGGTTATCGAGCCTCCTATTTCTTTAGTGCCAACCCACGGTGAAGGGGTGACGGGCTCACCTGGCCTTGAAATTTCAGGGGATGCAGATCAGTGGTCGGCAGGTTTTACCTTGTCGGATATTCAGCAAACCGATACCAGCGTAACGTTTACAGCGGTCGATACTGACAGAAAAATGCAGTTGGTTACTGAGGTAGTGCTAGATGCTGAAACGACAGTGGCTACATTTACCTCAAGTATCGAAAACCAAGGCGAAAGCACGTTACAGTTAAATTACTTAAATGCGGCGAGCCTTGCCTTGCCAACGACCATGAGCAAAATTAAAAGCTTTGAAGGTAGATGGTCGAATGAATTTCAAACTGCCGATCATGATTTGTTCTTCGGTAGTTATGTGCGTGAAAATCGCCGCGGCAAAACATCACACGATACTTTTCCCGGTTTAATTGCGTTTGCTAATGGAACCGGTGAGCTTGTGGGCGAGTGTTTCGGCTTTCATTTAGGTGCCTCAGCTAACCATAAATTCCGCGCAGAAATGATGGCCGATGGCAGAAGCTACGTTCAATTTGGCGAGCTATTGTTTCCAGGTGAAGTGACGCTTAAATCTGGTGAGAGTTATACATCACCTGTACTTTACGCAGGGTTTGGCGATGCTGGCTTTTCATCCCTTTCCCAGCAGTTCCATAACTTTATTCGAAGTAATGTGTTAACCCATAGCGCTGACATCACCAGTGCAAACAACAAGCCCCGCCCTGTTCATTACAACACGTGGGAAGGTATTTATTTCGACCACGATGAAGCCACACTCAAAGCGCTTGCCGATAAAGTAGCACCGCTAGGTATTGAACGTTTTGTGTTAGATGACGGCTGGTTTAAAGGCCGTAGAAACGATAAAGCGGGCTTAGGTGACTGGACTGTTGATGAAGCCATTTACCCAGAAGGGCTAGATGGGCTTATTGACCACGTTACCGATAAAGGCATGGAATTCGGAATATGGTTTGAACCAGAAATGGTTAACCCAGACAGCGACTTGTACCGTGCACATCCTGAATGGGCACTGCACACTAAGAATAACCCTCATGTTCCGTTTCGTAATCAGTACGTTCTTGATTTAACGAATCCTGAAGTGGTTGAGTACCTATATAAAGTCATCACCGACGTACTAAGCACCTACCCTAAAATTAGCTATATTAAGTGGGACATGAACCGAGATGTAAACCACCCAGGAAACCTACAAGGTAAACCTGCAATGCATGGCCAAATGGCAGCTTTGTATACCCTTATTGACCGTGTTAAAGCGGCACATCCGGGTATTGAAATTGAAAGCTGTTGTTCTGGTGGTGGCCGTGTGGACTTGGGCATTTTATCTCACACCGACCGTTTTTGGACGTCGGATTCTAACGATGCACTAGACCGCTTATACATTCAGCGTGGTTTCTCATACTTCTTCCCTTCTGAAGTGATGGGTGCACACGTAGGGCCTCGTGATTGCCATATTACAGGGCGTAACTTACCTATTGAAATTCGTTCAGCAGTATCGATGTTTGGTCATATGGGTATTGAGATGGACCCTCGTGAGCTCACTGAGCACGAGCAAGAGACCCTAAAATCAGCGATTTCGCTATACAAAAAATACCGCCATATTACCCACGGCGGCGATTTATTCCGTATGGATGACGATGGCCTTAACGTGAAATTTGGCTATGTATCGAAAGATAAAGCGGAAGGTATATTTGCTTACAACAGCGTAAAAGAAACTGGCCGTACCATGCCTTCTCGTTTCTATTTTGCGGGGCTTGATGCTGATAAGTCATACACCCTTGAACGCGTATGGCCGGGTACCTTAAAAGAATACTCTCCGTCTATTTTGCAACAAACCGATGGGCAAGTATTTAGCGGTGAAGCGTTAATGAAGTACGGTATGCAAATGCCGGTATTATTCCCGCAAACTGCGCTTATCTATACCGTTAAAGCGGTGTAG
- a CDS encoding response regulator yields MTQSSEAQIVLYITEPQSDEIVLEVIKKHFEDYVTCDSLRDLCKLLIDTKPKVLLLTGDSLEKSLFTYYRTLEALKSYHLCNHKIVSLIPRQFEREAYEAHAAGIIDDYMIARPVYELHRIILICEHLFTELGVHVQDKEMLAQQTYFSKIDHFDDKIKQALKQGLDYKNQLQSEFESSIVEIENALERAVTRVEMEQSVDLDIAKLQETLSKIKSDQIRPELIKLQARAISLLEKTLDLKTAELTPNTNAEEATTGASTETSADEKDKGYVFNRLYNQDIDPEKVLEKKNGVPSILVVEDDIISLQLTKRLIDKYKMHCDAVTTGRQAFASLTAKKYDLVLMDVNLPDTNGIYIVGQAASQQSLNADTPIIMLSGDKHKATVTKAMQKGAKGYIIKPLQKSSFDRLIEKYISST; encoded by the coding sequence ATGACTCAATCAAGTGAAGCACAAATTGTACTCTACATTACAGAGCCACAAAGTGACGAAATCGTTCTTGAGGTTATTAAGAAACATTTTGAAGACTATGTTACGTGCGATTCTTTAAGAGATTTATGCAAGTTATTGATTGATACAAAACCTAAAGTGCTTTTATTAACCGGCGACTCATTAGAGAAAAGCCTGTTTACTTATTACCGCACACTGGAAGCACTGAAATCATACCACCTATGCAATCATAAAATTGTTAGTTTAATACCTCGTCAGTTTGAAAGAGAAGCTTATGAAGCCCATGCGGCGGGGATTATCGATGATTACATGATTGCCCGACCGGTTTATGAACTACATCGCATTATATTAATTTGCGAACATTTATTTACCGAATTAGGGGTACATGTTCAAGATAAAGAGATGCTGGCTCAACAAACCTACTTTAGCAAAATCGACCATTTTGATGACAAAATAAAGCAGGCTTTAAAACAAGGCCTAGATTATAAAAATCAATTACAGTCAGAGTTTGAAAGCTCTATTGTAGAAATTGAGAACGCATTAGAACGAGCAGTAACACGGGTAGAAATGGAGCAGTCCGTAGACCTTGATATTGCCAAGTTACAAGAGACCCTATCTAAAATAAAGTCAGACCAAATTCGTCCAGAGTTAATTAAACTACAAGCAAGGGCAATTAGCTTATTAGAAAAAACCCTCGATTTAAAAACCGCAGAATTAACGCCAAATACTAACGCTGAAGAAGCAACGACAGGTGCGAGCACTGAAACTAGCGCAGACGAAAAAGACAAAGGCTATGTCTTTAACCGACTATACAACCAAGATATCGACCCTGAAAAAGTACTAGAAAAAAAGAACGGTGTGCCATCTATCCTTGTGGTTGAGGATGACATTATTAGTCTTCAATTAACTAAGCGATTGATTGATAAATATAAGATGCATTGTGATGCCGTAACCACAGGCAGGCAAGCCTTCGCTTCTTTAACCGCCAAAAAGTACGACCTTGTGCTAATGGATGTGAATTTACCAGACACTAACGGCATATACATTGTAGGCCAAGCGGCCTCACAGCAAAGCCTAAATGCTGATACACCTATCATCATGCTATCAGGAGATAAGCATAAAGCTACGGTGACTAAAGCGATGCAAAAAGGGGCTAAGGGTTACATTATTAAGCCCCTACAAAAAAGTTCGTTTGATAGGTTGATAGAAAAGTATATTTCAAGCACCTAA
- a CDS encoding MFS transporter, translating into MNKERFSPLLKYVVAAIIARTATGGAIVAIVLLARNLELDGKAAGILAACLTLPHLLGPVYGRWLDGVSQPKYLISAAALSYTCFFLLAIFSFDKHLAWLLAFSLLLSGVCSSFIMGGLGTQLPSLVSASNTSLRKAQSWDTITYGVGHTLGPFIIASLSALFSTKVAVSVLVLTPMLAGMLILTFPKKHVLQKSDASLDIGFKSVFYAFKDSSALVRTLVMTSGAAFSIAALPVLAVYLSEHWQHVEHHGAYLVTAYGVGNLSGALFLIFRPLSKEPLILLKRSGSFLLVALLATTLSPSFVLGAAGYWLCGVANAIFFTSSLAARTEFAPAHSAAQTYMWVAAAKVGAGAIGALVAGTLLVQGVTVSLVTSCATLALILIVCFAVFRVQK; encoded by the coding sequence TTGAACAAAGAACGTTTTTCACCATTACTCAAATACGTTGTGGCCGCCATTATTGCGCGCACGGCAACAGGTGGTGCAATTGTTGCCATCGTATTGCTCGCTAGAAACCTTGAGCTTGATGGGAAAGCGGCGGGCATTTTAGCGGCGTGTTTAACGCTGCCCCACTTGTTAGGGCCAGTATACGGGCGTTGGTTAGATGGGGTTTCGCAGCCTAAGTATCTTATTAGCGCGGCGGCGCTGAGTTACACCTGCTTTTTTCTTTTGGCTATATTCAGTTTTGATAAGCATTTGGCTTGGCTGTTGGCGTTTTCATTGTTGTTAAGTGGTGTTTGCAGTTCATTTATCATGGGGGGATTGGGCACCCAGCTGCCAAGTTTAGTTAGCGCAAGTAACACATCCCTTAGAAAGGCGCAAAGCTGGGATACTATTACCTATGGGGTAGGGCACACATTGGGGCCGTTTATTATTGCCTCCTTGTCGGCGCTGTTCTCGACGAAGGTGGCTGTCAGTGTACTGGTGTTGACACCTATGTTAGCTGGTATGCTCATTTTAACGTTCCCTAAAAAGCATGTACTGCAGAAAAGTGATGCCTCATTAGATATAGGGTTTAAAAGCGTATTTTATGCGTTTAAAGACTCGAGCGCATTGGTACGTACGTTAGTGATGACATCGGGTGCGGCATTCAGTATTGCAGCCTTGCCCGTATTGGCGGTTTATCTTAGCGAACATTGGCAGCATGTAGAGCATCATGGCGCTTATCTGGTCACAGCATACGGGGTAGGAAATTTAAGTGGTGCGCTATTTCTCATCTTTAGGCCACTCTCGAAAGAGCCCTTAATATTGTTAAAGCGTTCAGGAAGCTTTTTGTTGGTGGCGTTACTGGCCACAACCCTAAGTCCTTCTTTCGTTCTTGGTGCGGCGGGCTACTGGTTGTGTGGTGTAGCCAATGCCATATTCTTTACTTCCAGCCTAGCGGCACGAACTGAGTTTGCCCCAGCGCACAGCGCGGCGCAAACGTACATGTGGGTTGCCGCAGCTAAGGTGGGAGCAGGCGCAATAGGGGCTTTAGTTGCTGGAACCTTGTTAGTCCAAGGGGTAACTGTTTCACTGGTAACTTCTTGCGCTACCCTCGCACTCATTCTTATCGTGTGCTTTGCTGTATTCAGAGTACAAAAATAA